The genomic interval ATGGAACGGAAGCTCGGGGCCGAACTGACCGCGCATCTGGGCTATGAGGCCGGTGCCGAGGCTTAGTCGGAACAATCCAACCGCCGCAATGGTACGGCAGCTTCGAGCCGGAGCTGGTGAAGAAGGGCCAGACCCGGATCGACGGGTGTGCATCAGATGGAAAGCACCGCAGGCTTTGTCGATTTGCGTCATGGTCGGCTGCATGCCGAAGCAGGGCACAGGATGTGGGTACTGCCCCATCCGGAAGGTTGAATGACCAGCACCATGACGGATGACCTTCGTCCGAGCTCGCTCTTCGATACGGTCAACCGGGTTGCACCACCGAAGATGAGGTCCGAGCCTCCCGCCCTGCTCCACTTTCGGACCTCGGATTTCGGCGAGCATTATCGGCACCTGCAGGGGAAGGACCTTTTGTCGCAATCGGCTGGTCCCGCCGCCACATTTCCGGATCAAAACGTGCTGCAAGGCTGATCCGGCGCAATTGCACATCCTTCCGAGCCGGTGGCAGGATTGTGGGCTTAAGATAAGATCACTACAAGAGCACAAGCGAGGTCGCCTCGAGAGCAAAGATTTCCAGCTCTTGCACGAAGCGACGTAAAGATCCCACAAGGAAAACGGCGAAAGTGGCTATCATTGTCGACAAGATCAGACTGGCATATTTTCCTTCTCCGAAAGTCGCCTGCACTTCCGTGAAATACATGTTCTACAAGCTGGAGAACGGGCGGGATTTCGTGGATGGCATCCGAAACAGCACCATGTTTCACATCCACAGCTACTACGGATCGTCACCGTTCTCCGCAGCACCCTTGGACAGACTGGCAGCGCATGAAAGGATCTGCATCGTCCGCGATCCGATCAAGAGATTTTTGTCCTGCTATTCGAACCGGGTTCTGTTCCACAGGGAATTGTCGGAACACCATTTGTCCCCCGAGGCCATTGCCGCGGGCGCGGTGCCCGATCCCTCTCTAAAGATCTTCACCGAGCGCCTAAATATCTACCGGAAGCATTCCTCCTCCATTCGTCATCACACCGATCCTCAGACCCATTTCATCGGCCCTGATCCAAAGTTCTATTCAAAGATCTACCAGATGGGCAATCTGGACGAGCTGGCCTCAGATCTGTCCCTGAAATCCGGCATAGAATTGGATCTGCCCCATGCTCAGAATGGCGGCGAGAAGATCAATCCTCGCGAGCTGTCCGCAGATTTGCTCGACAGGATCCGCGAGTTCTACCGCAAGGATTACGAGGCCTACAACTTCGTCTGACAGCGCAGCCGCGCTGTCAGCAATGGTGGTGGACCAGCCGCACCCTGAGATACCTTGGATCACGACCAATCCTCGGCAGCGACGCGTTCCACGGGGCCTTGGCGCGCAAAATTCGCCTTGGATTCATGACGGGGATCAGAGGTAGTAGCTGGGCGGCATGAGCTCACTTCCGAAGACGGTCTACAAGACCACGAACTAGTATGGCTATAACCAGGCGCTGAGGCAGCGTGGATCGCTGACGGTCAGGTTTGATCCGGCAGTGAAGTGGGAAGCTGCGCCCTCCGGGAGGCGTGGCCGCCAACAGACCTACAGCACTGCAGCCATCCAGATGTGCCTGACGATCAAAGTCCTCTTTGGCATGGCGCTTCGGCAAACGACGGGGTTCGTCACAAGCCTGCTGAAGCTGGCCGGTCGCGACTGGTCTGTGCCCAATTTAAGCACTTTGCTAATGACTGGTCCGAATTCCTGCGACCACCTTTGCCGTCGGAAAGCGGTCACATCATCAATGCCCATCGACTGTTACATGTACCCGCTGTAATAGTAAAAAATATTGAGATTCTTGTTAAAGGTGAGTCATGGCAGCTTGGCGCTGAACAAATGTTCAGCTTGGTATGCCGCAGCCTGTGCATCTAGCCGAAGAATTCGTCTAGGTCATTTTAAATGGAGAACAGGATTTGGATATAAATTTGAATGAATATGGTATTCCTCATCCTGACACCGGCTGGTCTAGGGGCAGAACTGTCATTGAGAATGCAGTGTTCGCTCCGCCTGTTGACGACTTTGGACCGTACCCTACTTGCGGCGTGTTTGATAAAAACGGTGACGT from Paracoccus liaowanqingii carries:
- a CDS encoding sulfotransferase family 2 domain-containing protein, yielding MAIIVDKIRLAYFPSPKVACTSVKYMFYKLENGRDFVDGIRNSTMFHIHSYYGSSPFSAAPLDRLAAHERICIVRDPIKRFLSCYSNRVLFHRELSEHHLSPEAIAAGAVPDPSLKIFTERLNIYRKHSSSIRHHTDPQTHFIGPDPKFYSKIYQMGNLDELASDLSLKSGIELDLPHAQNGGEKINPRELSADLLDRIREFYRKDYEAYNFV